Genomic segment of Bacteroidales bacterium:
GAGCATCGGTCTCCAAAACCGAGTGTCGGGAGTTCGAGCCTCTCCACCCGTGCAAACATTTGCAAATTATGGCAAAATTCAAATTACAAACATACGTCAGTGAAAGTTACGATGAGCTGATGCATAAAGTTTCCTGGCCTACATGGAGTGAGCTGCAGAGTAGTGCTATTGTTGTATCCATTGCTTCCCTTATAATCGCTTCGGTGGTTTATTTGATGGATAAATCCTTTCAAACAATCCTTGAACAATTTTACAAGCTTGTTTGATCGCAGCACTGCAACACATCAATTATATCCTGGTATTAATTCTTTTCAATTTCAACACTAAGCATGAGCGATGAATTAAAAAAATGGTACGTTTTACGAGCCATTACCGGAAATGAAAAGAAGGTGAAACAATACATCGAGAGTGAAGTCAATCGCTTAGGATTAAAGGATTATGTTTCGCAAATTCTTATTCCTACTGAGAAGGTTTACCAGATCAGAAAGGGTAAGAAAATCAGTAAAGAACGGAACTTCTTTCCAGGCTATGTCCTGGTTGAGGCCGTTTTAACCGGAGAGATTCCCCACGTTTTAAGAAACGTACCCGGGGTATTGGGTTTTCTTGGATCAAAAGGAGAACCTGAACCATTGCGGATGACAGAAGTTAACCGCATCCTGGGTAGAGTTGATGAAATGTCAGAAAAAGGGGAAGAATTGAATATTCCGTTTATTGTTGGCGAAACAGTTACAGTTATTGACGGACCTTTTAACAGTTTTAGCGGTGTGATCGAAGAGATCAATGAAGAAAAGAAGAGACTGAAAGTGATGGTTAAGATCTTCGGAAGAAAAACACCACTGGAACTAAGTTTCATGCAAGTTGAAAAAGAGTAGTACCTACACTGCCTGTTAAGGCATTTATTTATTTAGTATTCACCTATTTACCTGATAATAGAACATGGCAAAAGAAATAACTGGAATTATTAAATTGCAGATTAAGGGCGGAGCCGCTAATCCATCTCCTCCAGTTGGGCCTGCTTTGGGTGCGAAAGGGGTGAACATCATGGAATTCTGTAAACAGTTCAATGCCCGTACACAAAACTCTATGGGCAAGCTGATCCCTGTGATCATTACTGTTTTCAAGGATAAATCGTTCACTTTTATCGTTAAAACCCCGCCTGTTGCTGTTCAGTTACTTGAAGCATCAAAAGTTAAGAAAGGTTCTGCTGAACCTAACCGCGCCAAGATTGCATCAATTACCTGGGAGCAGGTTCAGGCCATTGCTGAAGCCAAAATGACTGACCTCAATGCTTTCACTATTGATTCGGCAATGAGTATGGTTGCAGGAACTGCCCGAAGCATGGGAATCACGATCAAAGGTAAATCACCCATTGCCGCTAAATAACGACAATGGATGAATGTGTTAAAAAACCTATGCAAACGCTAACTTATTAAAAAAGATGGCAACACTTACGAAAAAACGAAAAGAGTCTTTGGCTAAAGTTGACAAGAACGTTCTCTATAACTTACCCGATGCTGCTAAGCTTGTAAAAGAAATCACTTACACAAAATTTGATGCTTCAGTTGATGTTGATGTCCGCCTGGGCGTTGATCCACGAAAAGCCAATCAAATGGTGAGAGGTATCGTTACACTGCCCCACGGAACAGGTAAAACTATCAGGGTTCTCGTTCTTTGTACTCCTGAAAAGGAAGAAGAAGCCATTGCTGCTGGCGCTGATTATGTAGGACTTGATGACTATGTCACAAAAATTAAAGCGGGTTGGACCGATGTTGATGTGATTATCACTATGCCTACTGTGATGCCCAAAATTGGTGCACTGGGTAAAATTCTCGGACCCCGTGGTCTTATGCCAAACCCCAAAGCCGGAACCGTGACAATGGAAATTGGAAAAGCTGTGAATGAAGTGAAAGCCGGAAAGATCGACTTTAAAGTTGATAAATTCGGTATCATTCATGCCTCCGTTGGAAAGGTTTCATTTGATGTGGATAAGATCGTGGAAAATGCAAGAGAATTGCTCCAGACTATTGTAAAATTGAAACCCTCATCAGCAAAAGGTACTTATGTAAAGAGTGTTTTTATCTCAAGTACCATGAGCCCGGGTATTCATGTTGATCCTAAATCCATTAGCTTGTAGATATTATGAAGGTTCAACCATTCAATAATGGATCACGAACCGGATTAATATTGATTAAGCAATAACTGAAGGAGTTATGAAAAAGGAAGAAAAGACCCAGTTAATAGAATCTCTGAGCGAGCGGCTGAAAAGTCTCAGTTGCTTGTATATCACCGATACATCTGAATTGAATGTTGAAGTCACAAATCAATTACGCAGGCTTTGTTTCAAGAGAGATATCAAATTAATAGTTGTTAAAAACACCTTGTTAAGAAAAGCCATGGAGCGTTCCGAAAGGGATTTCTCAGGCTTGTACGATGTACTTACAGGGCCTACAGCTATCATGATATCCGATGTTGCAAACGATCCAGCAAAACTGATCAAGGAATTCAGAAAAACATCTCAAAGACCCGTACTCAAAGCCGCCTATATTGAAGAGATGGCTTACATTGGGGATGACCAGATTGATTTTCTCATCAACATTAAATCAAAGAATGAATTGGTTGGCGATCTCGTAGCATTGCTGCAATCACCAGCCCGCAACGTAATCTCAGCATTACAATCGGGTGGGGCGAAAATTGCCGGCATTGTAAAAACTTTATCTGAAAAAGACTCAGCAGCCTGATCAATTTTCAGATACCAGTCCGATTGAGACTGAATTTTAAAATTAATAATCAATTATCAAGAACATTTAAACAACTCAAATAAAATGGCAGATTTGAAAGCTTTCGCAGAACAACTGGTAAACCTTACAGTAAAAGAAGTCAATGAATTGGCTAAAATTCTGAAAGACGAATACGGAATTGAACCAGCAGCAGCTGCTCCTGTTATGATGGCAGGCGGTGCCGCTGATGCCGCTCCAGTGGTTGAAGAACAAACCCAGTTTGATGTAATCCTCAAACACCCCGGACAATCAAAATTGGCCGTGGTAAAATTAGTTAAAGAACTCACCAGCCTTGGCCTGAAAGAAGCTAAAGAATTGGTAGATGCCGCTCCTAAAGCAATTAAAGAAGGTATCTCCAAGGACGAAGCTGACGCACTGGTAAAACAGCTCGAAGAAGCTGGCGCTGAAGTTGAAGTTAAATAGCTTCAACACCGATTATACAAATAGACCACATCAACCTCCCGGAGGTTGAGTGGTCTATTTTGACCTATTCTCAATGCGGGTCGTCTTTACAAATTATTTAGCTGCAAACTTAAAATTCAATCAACCTTGGTACTAGTAAAATCAAACAGAATTAGTTTTGCATCTGCTCAGATTAAGGCCGAATATCCTGACTTTCTTGATATCCAACTTAAATCCTTCCAGGATTTTTTTCAGTTGGAAACCAATCCTGAAAACCGGGTAAATGAAGGCCTTTTTAAAGTTTTTAGTGAAAACTTTCCAATCTCAGATGCGCGCAACAATTTCGTCCTCGAATTTCTGGACTATTTTATTGACCCACCCCGCTACTCAATCGAAGAATGTATCGAAAGAGGCCTTACATACAGCGTTCCACTAAAGGCCAAACTCAAACTATACTGTACTGATCCCGAACACGAGGATTTCGAAACCATTATCCAGGATGTTTATCTTGGCATGATCCCTTACATGACTCCAAGGGGCACTTTTATCGTTAATGGCGCTGAACGCGTTGTGGTTTCTCAATTGCACCGCTCGCCTGGTGTCTTTTTCGGTACTTCATTTCATGCCAACGGACAACAATTGTATTCTGCACGTATCATCCCGTTCAAAGGATCGTGGATGGAATTTACGACAGACATCAATAACGTGATGTACGCATACATTGACCGTAAGAAGAAATTGCCGGTCACAACCCTGCTTCGGGCCATTGGCTACGAGAGCGACAGGGACATTCTTGAAATCTTCGGTCTGGCCGAAGAAATTAAAGTAAGCAAAACAGCAGTTAAAAAAGCTGTTGGAAGCCGCCTGGCTGCCAGGGTACTTAAAACCTGGATCGAAGACTTTGTTGATGAAGATACCGGCGAGGTTGTATCAATTGAAAGGACTGAGGTTATCATTGACCGTGAAACTGTCCTGGAGAACAGTCATATTGATATGATTGTTGAATCGGGCGCGAAAGCAATCCTTATTCACAAGGAAGGCGCGAATGTGCAGGATTACTCCATCATATTCAATACCATGCAAAAAGATACGGCCAACTCAGAGAAGGAAGCCGTTGAGTTTATTTATCGTCTGCTTCGTAATGCCGAGCCTCCTGATGAGGAAACAGCGCGCGGAATAATCGAGAAACTCTTTTTCTCAGACAAACGCTACGACCTTGGAGAAGTTGGACGTTACCGGATCAATAAAAAGCTTAAACTTGATATACCCGTTGAAACGCGCGTCCTGACCAAGGAAGATATCATTTCCATTATCAGGTATCTGATCGGGTTGATTAACGACCGTACTGAAGTAGATGACATTGACCACCTCAGCAACCGCCGCGTTCGTACTGTTGGAGAGCAATTGTACAACCAGTTTGGCGTTGGGCTCGCACGTATGGCGCGAACCATAAGGGAGCGCATGAATGTACGTGACAATGAGGTGTTCACACCCACCGACCTGATCAATGCCAAAACATTATCGTCGGTTATCAACTCATTTTTTGGAACCAACCAGCTCTCACAATTCATGGATCAAACAAATCCATTGTCGGAGCTAACACATAAACGCAGGGTATCTGCCTTAGGCCCAGGTGGTTTGTCGCGTGAGCGCGCCGGTTTTGAAGTGCGCGACGTTCATTATACCCACTATGGCCGACTTTGT
This window contains:
- a CDS encoding 50S ribosomal protein L10 gives rise to the protein MKKEEKTQLIESLSERLKSLSCLYITDTSELNVEVTNQLRRLCFKRDIKLIVVKNTLLRKAMERSERDFSGLYDVLTGPTAIMISDVANDPAKLIKEFRKTSQRPVLKAAYIEEMAYIGDDQIDFLINIKSKNELVGDLVALLQSPARNVISALQSGGAKIAGIVKTLSEKDSAA
- the rplL gene encoding 50S ribosomal protein L7/L12, producing MADLKAFAEQLVNLTVKEVNELAKILKDEYGIEPAAAAPVMMAGGAADAAPVVEEQTQFDVILKHPGQSKLAVVKLVKELTSLGLKEAKELVDAAPKAIKEGISKDEADALVKQLEEAGAEVEVK
- the nusG gene encoding transcription termination/antitermination factor NusG, with translation MSDELKKWYVLRAITGNEKKVKQYIESEVNRLGLKDYVSQILIPTEKVYQIRKGKKISKERNFFPGYVLVEAVLTGEIPHVLRNVPGVLGFLGSKGEPEPLRMTEVNRILGRVDEMSEKGEELNIPFIVGETVTVIDGPFNSFSGVIEEINEEKKRLKVMVKIFGRKTPLELSFMQVEKE
- the rplK gene encoding 50S ribosomal protein L11 is translated as MAKEITGIIKLQIKGGAANPSPPVGPALGAKGVNIMEFCKQFNARTQNSMGKLIPVIITVFKDKSFTFIVKTPPVAVQLLEASKVKKGSAEPNRAKIASITWEQVQAIAEAKMTDLNAFTIDSAMSMVAGTARSMGITIKGKSPIAAK
- a CDS encoding 50S ribosomal protein L1, which encodes MATLTKKRKESLAKVDKNVLYNLPDAAKLVKEITYTKFDASVDVDVRLGVDPRKANQMVRGIVTLPHGTGKTIRVLVLCTPEKEEEAIAAGADYVGLDDYVTKIKAGWTDVDVIITMPTVMPKIGALGKILGPRGLMPNPKAGTVTMEIGKAVNEVKAGKIDFKVDKFGIIHASVGKVSFDVDKIVENARELLQTIVKLKPSSAKGTYVKSVFISSTMSPGIHVDPKSISL
- the secE gene encoding preprotein translocase subunit SecE, whose product is MAKFKLQTYVSESYDELMHKVSWPTWSELQSSAIVVSIASLIIASVVYLMDKSFQTILEQFYKLV